In the genome of Cryptomeria japonica chromosome 8, Sugi_1.0, whole genome shotgun sequence, one region contains:
- the LOC131048325 gene encoding cell wall integrity and stress response component 4 → MNPESSESVNPLLDIDSWLDFCQSRGGLMEDHLDTELMNIINSNNNHHRGHMSPSRPSSMTMHMKQNHNSYDLSSLMNSAEATSVTTMAMPRSFINIPTNSSSAKSSNITSGTTPSTGLQGRPNATGNGAVKVKKKRVRASRRVPTTVLRTDTSNFKAMVQHFTGIPVDTSSSSSSPTTTATTNPSSSEPPFTKPLPHPAVCKIPPSTQNKPSTSSAAATAATSASNDGEQHSLSLPSSFSSQSVHDISSPLLSPNVFTPDPANNDIPEEQTMSMSMSAMDAAFFEKLWS, encoded by the exons ATGAATCCTGAGTCTAGTGAGTCCGTCAATCCTCTTCTGGATATAGACAGCTGGCTTGACTTCTGCCAGAGCAGAGGAGGATTAATGGAGGATCATCTGGATACAGAGTTGATGAATATTATCAATAGTAACAACAACCACCACCGTGGTCACATGAGCCCCTCTAGGCCCTCATCCATGACTATGCATATGAAGCAAAATCACAATTCTTATGATCTCTCCTCCTTAATGAACAGTGCAGAAGCAACCTCAGTGACTACCATGGCAATGCCCCGGAGTTTCATCAATATACCCACT AATTCTTCCTCAGCAAAGTCAAGTAACATTACTAGTGGTACAACACCATCAACTGGTTTACAAGGCCGCCCAAATGCCACAGGAAATGGTGCagtaaaagtgaagaagaagagggtgagGGCATCAAGGAGAGTCCCTACTACAGTGCTGAGAACAGACACCTCCAACTTTAAGGCCATGGTCCAACACTTTACTGGAATACCGGTAgacacctcctcctcctcctcctcccctacTACCACTGCAACTACTAATCCAAGCTCTTCAGAACCTCCTTTTACCAAACCCCTTCCTCACCCTGCTGTCTGCAAGATTCCACCTTCCACTCAAAACAAACCCTCCACCAGTTCTGCTGCTGCTACTGCTGCAACTAGTGCTTCAAATGATGGAGAACAACACTCTTTGTCTTTGCCTTCATCCTTTTCTAGCCAATCTGTCCATGACATTTCCTCTCCACTTCTTTCACCCAATGTGTTCACTCCTGATCCAGCTAATAATGATATCCCTGAAGAACAGAccatgtctatgtctatgtctgcCATGGATGCTGCTTTCTTTGAGAAACTGTGGAGCTAA